The nucleotide window CACTGCAAACTCTTTTTAAATTCCTTTGCAGTAGAAATGCAAAATCTTTATAAACATCTTTGCACTACAACTGCACATGCTTGAGATACAGAACCCGTGGTGGTTTGGCGAATCTGACAGAGACTGGGAGCTCTTCGAAAAGCTCACCTATAAGGTCAGGCCGAAATGGCTCGACGAACTCTCATTGGAGCCTTTTTCGCTCAACTTCGTCGTCGGACCGAGAAGGGTCGGGAAAACCATCGGAATAAAGCTTCTCATTAAAGAGCTCCTCAAAAAAGTCAGTACTCCCTATGCCGTCTTTTACTTCAGCTGTGACGTGCTTGAGGACTACAAAGAGCTTTTGGAGGTTCTAAACGAGTACCTCCAACTGAAGAGACGAAAAAACATTAAAAAAGCTTTCATATTCCTCGATGAGGTTAGCTTAGTTGAGGACTGGTGGCGTGCCCTGAAGTTCCTCATAGACAGGGGCGAGCTGAGGAACGATGTCGTCACCGTAACGGGCTCGATTTCCCTTGCTCTTGGACGGCACTTTGAGACGTTTGGGGGCAGGCGGGGGAAGGGAAAGACCGTCGAGGTCATGCCGCTGAGCTTCCGCGATTATTACCAGCTCTTTTACGAGGACTTCTTTCCGTTGAAGGGGAACGAGGTCTTCGAGAACTACCTTGAAACCGGCGGCTATTTGGCCTATCTAAACGGCACCCTTAAGGTTGAGGAGCTCGTGGGCTTCCTGAAGGCGGACCTGAAAGCTTTAGAGCGCTCGACCGACCTCGCGAGGGACGTCATGGGCGCTATACTCGATAAAGCGCCATCACCGACTTCCTTCAACGCGATAGCGAAGGCCGTCGGGGTTTCGCCCCACACCGCGAGGGATTACGTTGAGCTCTTCGAGGCGCTTCACGTCCTCCTGCAGGTTCTCTACCTCGGAGGCGATGGGAAGGTCTATCCGCGGAAGGAAAGAAAGCTGATTCTCCGTGACCCGTTAATCGTGAGGGCCATGGAGCTCTGGACGAGGAGAAAGGTTGATAGGGCCGCTCTCTACGAGTGGCTCGTTCAGGAGCACCTGCACCGGAAGTTCGGGGAGGTTTACTACTACCGGAACTCCTACGAGGTCGATGCAATCGCTGGAAACCTGAAGGTCGAGGTGAAGTCGGGGGAGAGAAGGGGAAGGTACCCGAAGGACGTTAAAGTCCTGAAGGGCCCGGAGGTTCCGGGATTCCTTTACGACCTCACTTAGCGAACTCCCTTATCCCCTCCACGTCCCTCCGCTGAACCAGCCTGAGGAGCTTAACCGTGTAGGCTATCTCAAGCGCGTTCTCCTCAGGGTTTTCGAGGAGTTCGTCAAGTCGATTGAGCAGGTCTCCCTCCGCCCGCTTCATGGCCTCGCCCGAGAACCCCGCGTATTCGAGGGCCTTTGCTATGGTGATGAGCTCAGTGAAGACTTTCGTTCCCTTCTCCTCCGGAATCCCTGCCTTTCTGAGTTCCTCCTCGACGGCTTTCTTCGTTTCGGGGAAGGTTGGTTTCGCCGGTTCTTGTGACGGTCTGACTGCCGCAGATGGAATTGCTGCTCGCGTCGCTGTGGTGCTTCTCGGTTTCGCTCCGTACTCTTCCCCGAAAAGTGTGTCCAAGTACTTGTTAAGTTTTTCCAAGTTTTTATACTCCTCCGTCTCTATCCAGTTCCTTCCTTCGGGTCCCAAGTACTTTACCAGTTCTTCGACCGCTTCCATTGCAAGAGGGAGATACTTGGTGAGTATGCGGCTCTTCTTTATCCAGATGTTGTGGCTGTCGACGAATCCCGTTACGAACCTTTTTCGGAACTCCGGATCCTTCAGCTTCTCGTACTTTGGGAGGATGTATCCCTCATAAGGGAGCAAGTTCTTTGGCAGTTCTATTTCACCTGCTATTTCCTTCACGTTTTCCTTGTGGTAGTATGCGACCTCCTCCTCCGCGAGATTCTTCAACAGGTGTTCCTGCCGCTTCCCGAGCTCCTTCCATCTTCTTATTTTGTTTTCCATTGCCGGCAGGATGCTCAGCAGCTGGAGGAGGAGCGTCCAGCGCTGGGCGTCCTCCTTCGTGGGGGCGATGTACTTCGCGTGCTCCTCGCTTATCAATCCACCGAAGTAGTTATGTGTGTGTTATGGCGTTCACCAGTGCATCATGCCTCACGTCGGCACTGGCGTCCTTCGGCCCGGGTACCTCTCCGTAGCGCCTTATGATATGCTTTTTTAATGTAGCATTGTGCCTATGTAGTGTGTGTGTTATCGAGGGAGTCCACCACCACGATCTCCCTCGATGTAGGCTTGATTCCCTCGAACTTTTTATGCTTCTTGCCCGTCCGGGCATAGACGTATCGGACTACCAAGGAAACCACCCCTCAATCTTCGCCCTTGGAAGAGATAAGCCTTTCGAAGTCCTTCAAGTCCCAGATCAAAAATCCTTCTTCTCTCAGATCCTCTTTCCCCTCAACGTTCTTCGCCACAAGCCCGTAGCGTTTCTCCCAGTCATCAAGTCCCACCAGCCCAGCCTTCCGTTCCAAGTCCTTCAAAACGCCCCGCGCTTCCCTCTCGCTCAGGCTCTTCCACTTCACCTCAACAAAGAGCGCTTTCCTCTCGCGTTCGTTCAAAGCAACCAAATCAATCTCCTCGCCCTTACGCCACCACCTGCCGATTTTTGTAAAGCGGAACGGCAGCTTTCCAGCTTTATTGAGTTCGACGAGGAAATGCCGAGCAACTTTCTCAAACACCGGGCCAAGGTAATGGTCGTAGTCTCGCTTGATCTCCTCAACGTCAAAGATGCCCTCCTCGATGGCCGAAAGGTTTGGATAGACGAAGCGGAACCAGAAGGCGAGGAAGTTGTCGGCCACGTAGTAGCGACCCCTCTTTGAGCTCGGCTTTTCCGTTATCGGGACTTCCCTCACCACCAGCCCAGTTTCGATGAGGTTTCTCAGGTAGGGCGTTACATCCGAGTGTCTCATGCCGATAAAGTCCCTTATCTCCTTTGGCGTCGTTTTGCCCAAGGCTATTGCCTCCAGTATGCGCCGGTAGGTTCTCGTCTCCGTAAACTCGTACCTAAGCAGAAAATCAACCTCGTCGCGGAAGAAGCTCACCGGGTTCCTCAGCTCATTATTGAGCCACTCCCAGAAGGGCAACCTAACCTGCGTTATGTAGAACGGAATTCCATCGGTCATGCCGTAGACTTCTACGAGTTCCTTCCAGTCGGCATCAGGGAAGAACTCCCTCAGATGGAGAAATTTCAAGGGCTTGAGCTTCATTGAGCCTGTTCTCCTGCCGTAAAGAGGGCTCTTGTAGCTGAGAACTTTCTCCGTCATCATGCTCACGGAGGAGCCGAGGAGAATGAGTTTTGTGTTCGAATCTGAAAGTTCCGTGTCAATAGCCCTCTGAAAAACGCTCAAAACGGTGGGGTCTTCCTTTATGATGTTAGGGAACTCGTCGATGACAATAACCTTTCCCCTGAGGGCGTGGAGAAGGCCCTCCCAGTCTCCCCGGGCGTATCTCACCTCCGGAAAAACTCTCTCAGCAGTCCCCCGGAAGTGCCTCAGGTTACCCCCCTCGACGGCGAGGTAGTAAACGTGGGGAACGTCTTTCACGGCTTCGAGGACGAGACGGGTCTTCCCAACACGCCTTCTCCCATAGATGATGATTAGCTCGAAATTCTCGCTTGAGAGCCGTTCTCTCAGTGCCTTAAGCTCCTCATTTCTATTTACGAACTTGGTCATGTGATAATCACCGTTATGATAATGGTGATTATCACTTTAAGCCTTTCGCTTACAGGAGTTCTAAAACCCTCTCCTCCCCTCCCGGTAGCACCAGCGGCCTCGACAGGTGCTTCCTCGCATCTGGAGGAACCTCGTAAATCTTCCTCTCCAGCTCGCGCGGGACTTCAACCGGAACCAGCTTCTTCGGCATCTTATAGCCGCAGCGCTTGCACTTCAGGTAGTCGCCCTTGCTCTTCATCGTTCCCCCACAGCGCGGGCACCTCGGCTTTCTGTATTCGATTTTCGGGACGAGCTTCACCAGATAGAACTTCTCAAGGTTGAGGGTCAAGATTCCCTCGTGCTCCTTAACCCCTCCAGCGGCTATGATTTCATCACCGGGCAGGAGCTTCCGAACGTAGTTCCTGAACTTCTTCGTCGGCTCGAAGGCTGCCACCCTGATTTTCCCGGTCTCGTCCTCAAGCTCGAAGAAAACGTGCCTCCCGCGCTCCCAGTATGGCCCGGAAACCCTTCCCCTGACAACCGCGCTGTCGTATAGCCTCAGCTCGCCAATTTTTTTGGGAGTCAGATGGTCGTCGGTGTTCTGGTTCGTCTTGTAGAGCTGGTAGAAAGCTATCGGCTCCCCAAAGCGGACCATCTCAAAGGCCTGGAGAACCTTTCCCCGGTCAATTCCCCTGATTCCGACGAGAACGGGGTCCTTGCCGTGGGGGGCTATGAGGACGGTTCTCTTGTAATAATCCACGTTATCGTAGGTGAAGGGGTAGCTCCACCTGTCGGCCAAAAACACGCTTTCGGCGTCGACTTTTCTCGGCTTTCCCCAGTTCTCCGGTTCGCGGTAAGCTAAAAGCTCGTAGGTGAAGGTCTTTAAGGGATAGCCGATTGAAGCTAAAGCTCCGATTATGCCCCTGCCGAGCTTGAACTTAAAGATTTCAGCTCCTACCTCCCTCGCAACATTCTCAGCTTCCTCGATGGTAACGTGCTCCCTCAAAGCTTTGAGCGAGAACTCCCTCAGTCTTTCGGGGATTTCGCCCTCGAGAAAGGCGACGCCGGGGTTGGTGTTCTCGTGTGTGAAATCCGCAAGCTGATTAACGTAGAACAGCACGAGGTCCTTAATCTCTGGAAGGGCCTCCTCATCGACCTCGAACGTCATCGCAACCGCTCCGTTCCCGCGCGTCTTGTAGGGGATGTTCGGGTTCAGTCGTATAAGCCTCGGCAGGTCGATGGGCTCAGCTAAGCGCGACAGCTCGCGGTACAGGAGCGCGCCGAGGTAGGTCGTGCACATGCCGTTGGGTGAATCAGTGTCATCGATTCCGATGTGGAGGAGCATGGTTGGAGAAAAGAGTTGAGGCTTAAAAATTAAACGCCTCCGCGAGGGCTTTCCTGAACTCCTCCCTGCTCATGCACGGCCCGTTCCTCTTCAGCCTGACCGCGGCGATCTTGTAGTTGCCCTTTCCGACGAACCGGCAGGCCTTCTCGGGCTCATCAACCAGTCTCGCGACCGCGTAGGTTACCCCGTCGCGCTCGATGTAGTCTATCACCGTGTCCTGGAAGCCGGTGAAGACTACGACGCACTTCCTGCCCGGGTTGAGGGGCTTTAAGTCCTCGTCGATTGGAGGAAGTCTCTTGACGACGCACTCGCCCGGGAAGTCGTGGGCCTTGAGCCTTCTTATGAGCTCGGGCATCTCACCTGTTTCCTCGAAGCGTTCGAGCTCTTCCCTTGAAACCTCGACGGGCTTGGTCGAGTAGCAGAGGAACTCCTCGTCGTGGAACATCAGGTAGGTTCCGTCCTTCAGGAACATGAAGGCTATCCTCTCCCTCGGAAGGTCGAAGATGTAGCCTGATCTGCTCTTCTTGACCTCGTACATCCGAACCACCGGCCCAACTGCGCGTGGACACTTATAACCCTAACTGGTCATTTTTGTTTAATCTTCTCCACGACATGGACGTCATCTATCCTCGTCACCGGGTACTGGCCGTTCTCGTCCTTCTCGACGGCCTTCACCATGTCCCATATCGTGAGCAGCGCGACTGTTACGCCCGTTAAAGCCTCCATCTCGACGCCGGTCTTGTAATAGGCGCGAACCTCGCAGGTTGCCTCGATGTAGTCATTACCAAACTCGAAGGTTATGTCAACGCCGGTCAGCGGTATCGGGTGGCAGAGGGGTATCAACTCGGGCGTTTTCTTGACCGCTAAAATCCCGGCAATCTGGGCCGTCGCGATGACGTTGCCCTTCTTCGTCTTGCCGGCCTTTATGAGCTCTATCGTTTCCGGTTTGAGCCTTATCCTTCCCTTCGCGACGGCCTTTCGAAAAACCACGTCCTTGTGGCCGACCTCGACCATCTTGACGCCCCGCTCATCGACGTGGGTCAGCTCCATTCCGATCACCGGGGTGAGTTCGCTCCGCCCCACTAAAACCTTTGGGTTAACGCTATAAACGACTTTGGCGATCTGTTTGAGGTGGTGGAGTTGAAGAGCACGAAGGCCCTCACGCTGTTCATCGCGATCCTTCTCATCGCGTCCCTCGGATGCATAGGTGGCTCAAACGGCGGGGTGTCCTCCACGCAATCTCCATCGACTTCGGCGGGAACTCATTCAAGCCT belongs to Thermococcus sp. AM4 and includes:
- a CDS encoding ATP-binding protein, with amino-acid sequence MLEIQNPWWFGESDRDWELFEKLTYKVRPKWLDELSLEPFSLNFVVGPRRVGKTIGIKLLIKELLKKVSTPYAVFYFSCDVLEDYKELLEVLNEYLQLKRRKNIKKAFIFLDEVSLVEDWWRALKFLIDRGELRNDVVTVTGSISLALGRHFETFGGRRGKGKTVEVMPLSFRDYYQLFYEDFFPLKGNEVFENYLETGGYLAYLNGTLKVEELVGFLKADLKALERSTDLARDVMGAILDKAPSPTSFNAIAKAVGVSPHTARDYVELFEALHVLLQVLYLGGDGKVYPRKERKLILRDPLIVRAMELWTRRKVDRAALYEWLVQEHLHRKFGEVYYYRNSYEVDAIAGNLKVEVKSGERRGRYPKDVKVLKGPEVPGFLYDLT
- a CDS encoding ATP-binding protein, whose protein sequence is MTKFVNRNEELKALRERLSSENFELIIIYGRRRVGKTRLVLEAVKDVPHVYYLAVEGGNLRHFRGTAERVFPEVRYARGDWEGLLHALRGKVIVIDEFPNIIKEDPTVLSVFQRAIDTELSDSNTKLILLGSSVSMMTEKVLSYKSPLYGRRTGSMKLKPLKFLHLREFFPDADWKELVEVYGMTDGIPFYITQVRLPFWEWLNNELRNPVSFFRDEVDFLLRYEFTETRTYRRILEAIALGKTTPKEIRDFIGMRHSDVTPYLRNLIETGLVVREVPITEKPSSKRGRYYVADNFLAFWFRFVYPNLSAIEEGIFDVEEIKRDYDHYLGPVFEKVARHFLVELNKAGKLPFRFTKIGRWWRKGEEIDLVALNERERKALFVEVKWKSLSEREARGVLKDLERKAGLVGLDDWEKRYGLVAKNVEGKEDLREEGFLIWDLKDFERLISSKGED
- the tiaS gene encoding tRNA(Ile2) 2-agmatinylcytidine synthetase TiaS; protein product: MLLHIGIDDTDSPNGMCTTYLGALLYRELSRLAEPIDLPRLIRLNPNIPYKTRGNGAVAMTFEVDEEALPEIKDLVLFYVNQLADFTHENTNPGVAFLEGEIPERLREFSLKALREHVTIEEAENVAREVGAEIFKFKLGRGIIGALASIGYPLKTFTYELLAYREPENWGKPRKVDAESVFLADRWSYPFTYDNVDYYKRTVLIAPHGKDPVLVGIRGIDRGKVLQAFEMVRFGEPIAFYQLYKTNQNTDDHLTPKKIGELRLYDSAVVRGRVSGPYWERGRHVFFELEDETGKIRVAAFEPTKKFRNYVRKLLPGDEIIAAGGVKEHEGILTLNLEKFYLVKLVPKIEYRKPRCPRCGGTMKSKGDYLKCKRCGYKMPKKLVPVEVPRELERKIYEVPPDARKHLSRPLVLPGGEERVLELL
- the moaC gene encoding cyclic pyranopterin monophosphate synthase MoaC → MELTHVDERGVKMVEVGHKDVVFRKAVAKGRIRLKPETIELIKAGKTKKGNVIATAQIAGILAVKKTPELIPLCHPIPLTGVDITFEFGNDYIEATCEVRAYYKTGVEMEALTGVTVALLTIWDMVKAVEKDENGQYPVTRIDDVHVVEKIKQK